Proteins from a single region of Syngnathus typhle isolate RoL2023-S1 ecotype Sweden linkage group LG10, RoL_Styp_1.0, whole genome shotgun sequence:
- the LOC133160943 gene encoding snaclec coagulation factor IX/factor X-binding protein subunit B2-like codes for MWKGKCQLLLIAIYLACASANECLSGWFEHESSCYKKEMIPNGWLGARHHCVWQGGDLLSITSSAEEDFVKRTMGNTRFWLGLSNQKCDDVWCVFVAGSQELIWSDGKGTTHTNWALDQFKRLPGGTDVFLQKCFCCNEE; via the exons ATGTGGAAAGGAAAGTGTCAACTTCTCCTGATTGCCATATATTTGGCATGTGCTTcag CCAACGAGTGTCTTTCCGGGTGGTTCGAGCACGAgtccagctgctacaagaaggagATGAttcccaacggttggctgggggcccggcaccactgcgtctggcagggcggcgacctgctctccatcacctcctcggccgaggaggacttTGTGAAGCGCACCATGGGCAACACccgcttctggctgggactctccaaccag aaatgCGACGACGTCTGGTGTGTCTTTGTAGCCGGAAGCCAGGAGCTGATCTGGTCTGATGGCAAAGGAACGACACACACCAACTGGGCCTTAGACCAGTTTAAAAG gctgccCGGAGGGACGGACGTGTTCCTCCAAAAGTGTTTCTGCTGTAAtgaagagtga
- the tnfrsf1a gene encoding tumor necrosis factor receptor superfamily member 1A produces the protein MATLGVLLLLACVFTPTSTQIPTSRERECPLGDYLENGICCNKCPPGFKLVEKCLGEGKRSNCTPCPPDQYSDHMNFYPKCMPCKSCNKKKHEVEDSKCEADRNTRCRCEDGFYIFAIDSETTECLKCTLCGSDEREVQKCTAKRNTVCECKENFHRVKRKCEPCKSCAADCKHLCKSLPSHNSGDSEESGNGNIVQILIGVVVVVMMLLILLIIYMATKRLTKKLPPPISETSAELSEVLFPKVIAVIGCPESTMLGKANSKLPDCVPLEIKTHDFIYTLLDLVPVTQVKQLVRSLGVTETVIERAELDYRPSKEAHYQMLKAWAEMGSQPSGGGGGGGGRGGMLHSALLQELLLKLRHMHLGGVAEELETKYTIH, from the exons ATGGCCACCCTTGGCGTCCTCCTGCTGTTGGCG TGTGTATTCACACCCACGTCGACACAGATTCCCACTAGCAGGGAGAGGGAGTGCCCCCTCGGAGACTATCTTGAAAATGGGATTTGCTGCAACAAATGTCCACCTG GTTTCAAACTCGTGGAGAAGTGCCTGGGCGAGGGGAAGAGGAGTAACTGCACGCCATGTCCTCCTGACCAGTATTCGGACCATATGAACTTCTACCCCAAATGCATGCCATGCAAATCCTGCAACA AGAAGAAGCATGAAGTGGAAGACTCCAAATGCGAAGCGGACCGAAACACGCGGTGCCGCTGCGAGGACGGCTTCTACATCTTCGCCATCGACTCGGAGACCACTGAGTGCCTTAAGTGCACGCTGTGCGGCTCGGATGAGAGGGAAGTCCAAAAAT GTACGGCGAAGAGGAATACTGTCTGCGAGTGCAAAGAGAACTTCCATAGAGTGAAGAGGAAGTGCGAGCCATgcaagag TTGCGCAGCCGATTGCAAACATCTCTGCAAGTCGCTTCCTTCCCACAATTCAGGGG ATTCTGAGGAGAGTGGAAATGGAAATATTGTTCAGATCCTGATCGGAGTGGTGGTTGTGGTCATGATGCTGTTGATCCTGCTCATCATTTACATGGCCACCAAGCGCTTGACCAAAAAATTGCCGCCCCCAATATCAGAGACGTCGGCAGAGTTGTCTGAG GTCCTGTTTCCGAAGGTCATAGCAGTGATTGGTTGTCCTGAGAGCACAATGCTTGGCAAGGCGAATTCCAAACTCCCCGACTGTGTCCCGCTGGAGATCAAGA CCCACGACTTCATCTACACGCTGCTCGACTTGGTTCCCGTCACGCAGGTCAAGCAGCTGGTGCGTTCCCTCGGCGTGACCGAGACAGTCATCGAACGGGCCGAGCTGGACTACCGCCCCAGCAAGGAGGCTCACTACCAGATGCTGAAAGCCTGGGCGGAAATGGGCTCGCAGCcttccggcggcggcggcggaggaggaggtcGGGGCGGAATGTTGCACTCTGCTTTGCTACAGGAGCTTTTGCTCAAACTGAGACACATGCACCTCGGCGGGGTGGCAGAGGAGCTGGAGACAAAGTACACCATTCACTAA
- the LOC133161396 gene encoding C-type mannose receptor 2-like: MIPNGWLGAWHHCVWVGGNLLSITSSAEEDFVKRTMGEDTPFWLGLSNQKCGKVWCRFEDGSQNLTWSDNQMTTYTNWASNQVESGDVASCAYVNQGGSGEPGKWRSGSCRSSLAYMCKRPLSCPKGQTCSPKRGPAVVKTSDCQDNTFHYGDYCYRYEKTEKNFDNAEKFCRSRQGHLASVHSKEEAQFVHDHSQASQSVFVGLKKEDDDHNWSDGTTYDYDNWKDDAKGDCAFPNSVGELSASSCATERPFVCKRAQHGGLPQLPSLVGQPRWTDTCGWWLNDPTNNFCYLMIRQPTKTWQQAQDNCQRLHGNLISITNYEEQRFVHGYAMSLPSLWLGADVSTTEDDAQWSDGSPFTYIHSSADDAEGGKCLSLITDSGDWKHNTCDEKRSYVCKKTKKGVAEPSLSSDTSRCAPGWLEHGTNCYKKEMEPNGWLGAWHHCVWQGGDLLSVTTSAEEDFVKDTMGKDTRFWLGLSNQKCDEFWCRFEGGSQNLTWSDGETTTHRNWASNQLESANVASCAYVNQGGRGEPGMWRSGSCDSSLAYMCKRPLSCPKGQTCSPKSGLAVVKTSTCANGNLLYGDHCYFYSKLYKDWEDAEKFCVAQSGHLASVHSWQEAQFVFDHSQSVWYSWLGLKKKSNNYEYSDGTAFDYADWQNDTTGDCAFPNPVGKIDGSPCTTKRPFVCKTAKRGGPQQLPPLVSQQGWTDKCGWWLDDPTNDFCYLMIRQPTKTWQDAQDNCQRLHGNLLSITNYDEQRFVHGYVRFLPSLWLGANVSTTEDDAQWTDGSPFTYIHSSAGDAEGGKCLSLFTDRGDWKHDTCDKKRSYVCKKMKKGVAEPSLSSDASRCAPGWLDHGTNCYKKEMEPNGWLGAWHHCVWQGGDLLSITTSAEEDFVKDTMGKDTRFWLGLSNQKCDEFWCRFEGGSQKLTWSDGQTTTHRNWGSNQLESANVASCAYVNQGGRGEPGMWRSGSCDSSLAYMCKRPLSCPKGQTCSPKSGLAVMKTSTCANGNLLYGDHCYFYSKLYKDWEDAEKFCVAQSGHLASVHSRQEAQFVFDHSQSVWYSWLGLKKKSNNYEYSDGTAFDYAEWQNDTTGDCAFPNSVGQIGGSPCTTKRPFVCKTAKRGGPRQLPPLVNQQGWTDKCGWWPDDPTNDFCYLVIPQPSKTWQEAQADCKGRQGNLLSIADSLEQRFVRGIARLLGMNDDASLWLGADASIKRDGDMWTDGSPFSYLHSSAGVAEGGKCLSLLTGSDDWKRDKCDEKRGYVCKKRGKTDQLPPHDGYKEKLLCQDDWKSLGCPDERVIRIRSAFHGRRRSDVCPSGGGSRDDCRVEGALRHFRGLCDNYQICPIYPTYLTDTDSCPGVSKYLHVVYSCEKKVCLDSLGIADGRIPDSSFSASSSAINAEPHKARQGGSGCWSPSETFGSWIQVNLGQNFKVTGIETQSCTYKLQSSNRFAMLFSTDGVTWHRHPVQPTLGTYIATRPVFAQYVRLLPMFLGLRFDVLGCTSDDTPRNILCNNTATDLSLDGSMTVRCPLGCGQADYTVYGTRIYEQDSNICAAAIHSGIIEIGGDVTLLKSQPQKAYKGSTCNGITSTVYVGKLATSPSFTFADMEPRCSGPDWEEFGDFCYKHFDTKKSWYGARHSCWGLDANLVSIRSEAERDWLQDLMKLAPGDTWTGLNDLVNRGRFVWSDRQKVPSFTNWAPPGKPTSVMENCVATLSQSGKWKKMSCMKLNGYVCKMPTARYALDIKGANGSCE; the protein is encoded by the exons ATGAttcccaacggttggctgggggcctggcaccactgcgtctggGTGGGCGGCAacctgctctccatcacctcctcggccgaggaggactttgtgaagcgcaccatgggcgaggacacccccttctggctgggactctccaaccag aaatgTGGCAAggtctggtgtcgctttgaagaCGGGAGCCAGAACCTGACCTGGTCCGATAACCAGATGACGACATACACCAACTGGGCCTCAAATCAAGTCGAAAG TGGCGACGttgcgtcctgcgcctacgtcaaccaagggggaAGTGGTGAGCCCGGCaagtggaggtctggctcctgtcgttcctcgttggcctacatgtgcaaacggccgctga gctgccCGAAGGGACAGACGTGTTCCCCCAAAAGGGGTCCTGCTGTAGtgaaga CCTCCGACTGCCAGGACAACACCTTCCACTATGGCGATTATTGTTATCGTTACGAGAAGAcggaaaaaaactttgacaaTGCCGAGAAGTTCTGCCGTTCCCGGCAAGGCCACCTGGCTAGCGTCCACTCCAAGGAAGAGGCCCAATTTGTGCATG ATCACTCGCAAGCCTCGCAATCTGTTTTCGTGGGACTCAAGAAGGAGGACGACGACCACAACTGGAGTGATGGAACAACTTAT GACTACGACAACTGGAAAGATGACGCCAAGGGTGACTGCGcattcccaaattctgttggGGAGTTGAGTGCCAGCTCCTGCGCAACGGAGCggccatttgtctgcaaaaGAG CCCAGCACGGAGGGCTTCCACAGCTGCCATCACTAGTCGGCCAACCGA GATGGACTGACACATGCGGCTGGTGGTTGAACGACCCAACCAAcaacttctgctacctgatgatccgccagcccaccaagacctggcagCAGGCGCAAGACAACTGCCAACGCCTCCACGGGAACCTGATCAGCATCACCAACTATGAAGAGCAGCGCTTTGTACATG GTTATGCTATGTCTCTgccctctctgtggttgggcgccgatgtctccaccacggaagatgACGCCCAATGGAGTGACGGATCCCCGTTCACTTACATCCACTCGAGTGCCG ATGACGCCGAAGGTGGGAAGTGTCTTTCCTTAATCACTGACAGTGGCGACTGGAAGCACAACACGTGCGACGAGAAGAGAAgctacgtctgcaagaagacaaaaaaag GAGTGGCAGAACCTTCGCTGTCTTCTGACA CCAGCAGGTGTGCTCCCGGGTGGCTCGAGCACGGCACCAATTGCTACAAGAAGGAGATGgagcccaacggttggctgggggcctggcaccactgcgtctggcAGGGCGGCGACCTGCTCTCCGTCaccacctcggccgaggaggattTTGTGAAGGACACCATGGGCAAGGACACccgcttctggctgggactctccaaccag aaatgcgacgagttctggtgtcgctttgaaggcggGAGCCAGAATCTGACCTGGTCCGATGGCGAGACAACGACACACCGCAACTGGGCCTCAAATCAACTCGAAAG cgccaacgttgcgtcctgcgcctacgtcaaccaagggggaagggGTGAGCCCGGCATgtggaggtctggctcctgtgattcctcgttggcctacatgtgcaaacggccgctga gctGCCCGAAGGGACAGACATGTTCCCCCAAAAGTGGTCTTGCTGTCGtgaaga CTTCCACCTGCGCCAATGGCAACCTACTGTATGGCGATCATTGCTACTTTTACTCGAAGCTGTACAAAGATTGGGAGGATGCCGAGAAGTTCTGTGTTGCCCAGAGTGGCCACCTGGCTAGCGTCCACTCATGGCAAGAGGCTCAATTCGTGTTTG ATCACTCGCAAAGCGTTTGGTATTCTTGGCTGGgactgaagaagaaaagcaaCAACTATGAGTATAGTGACGGAACAGCTTTT GACTATGCCGACTGGCAAAATGACACCACGGGGGACTGCGCATTTCCAAATCCTGTTGGGAAGATCGACGGCAGCCCCTGCACAACAAAGCggccatttgtctgcaaaacag CCAAACGTGGAGGGCCTCAACAGCTGCCACCATTAGTCAGCCAACAAG GCTGGACtgacaaatgcggctggtggctggacgACCCCaccaacgacttctgctacctgatgatccgccagcccaccaagacctggcaggaTGCACAAGACAACTGCCAACGCCTCCAcgggaacctgctcagcatcaccaaCTATGATGAGCAGCGCTTTGTACATG GTTATGTCAGGTTTCTgccctctctgtggttgggcgccaatgtctccaccacggaagatgACGCCCAATGGACTGACGGATCCCCGTTCACTTACATCCACTCGAGTGCAG gtgacGCCGAAGGGGGGAAGTGTCTTTCCTTGTTCACTGACAGGGGCGACTGGAAGCACGACACGTGCGACAAGAAGAGAAgctacgtctgcaagaagaTGAAAAAAG GAGTGGCAGAACCTTCGCTGTCTTCTGACG CCAGCAGGTGTGCTCCCGGGTGGCTCGACCACGGCAccaactgctacaagaaggagatggagcccaacggttggctgggggcctggcaccactgcgtctggcagggcggcgacctgctctccatcaccacctcggccgaggaggattTTGTGAAGGACACCATGGGCAAGGACACccgcttctggctgggactctccaaccag aaatgcgacgagttctggtgtcgctttgaaggcggGAGCCAGAAGTTGACCTGGTCCGATGGCCAGACAACAACACACCGCAACTGGGGCTCAAATCAACTCGAAAG cgccaacgttgcgtcctgcgcctacgtcaaccaagggggaagggGTGAGCCCGGCATgtggaggtctggctcctgtgattcctcgttggcctacatgtgcaaacggccgctga gctgccCGAAGGGACAGACGTGTTCCCCCAAAAGTGGTCTTGCTGTCAtgaaga CTTCCACCTGCGCCAATGGCAACCTACTGTATGGCGATCATTGCTACTTTTATTCGAAGCTGTACAAAGATTGGGAGGATGCCGAGAAGTTCTGTGTTGCCCAGAGTGGCCACCTGGCTAGCGTCCACTCACGGCAAGAGGCTCAATTCGTGTTTG ATCACTCGCAAAGCGTTTGGTATTCTTGGCTGGgactgaagaagaaaagcaaCAACTATGAGTATAGTGACGGAACAGCTTTT GACTATGCCGAGTGGCAAAATGACACCACGGGGGACTGCGcattcccaaattctgttggGCAGATCGGCGGCAGCCCCTGCACAACGAAGCggccatttgtctgcaaaacag CCAAGCGTGGAGGGCCTCGACAGCTGCCACCATTAGTCAACCAACAGG GCTGGACtgacaaatgcggctggtggccGGACGACCCCaccaacgacttctgctacctggtGATCCCCCAGCCCTccaagacctggcaggaggcACAAGCCGACTGCAAAGGCCGccaagggaacctgctcagcatcgccgACTCGCTCGAGCAGCGCTTCGTACGCG GTATCGCCAGGCTTCTGGGGATGAATGATGATGCCTCACTGTGGTTGGGCGCCGACGCCTCCATCAAGCGTGACGGCGACATGTGGACTGACGGATCCCCCTTCTCTTACCTCCACTCGAGTGCAG gtgtcgctGAAGGGGGGAAATGCCTTTCCTTGCTCACTGGCAGCGACGACTGGAAGCGTGACAAGTGCGACGAGAAGAgaggctacgtctgcaagaaaagag GAAAGACAGATCAGCTGCCGCCACATGACG gctacaaggagaaACTTCTCTGCCAAGACGATTGGAAATCCCTTGGATGTCCCGATGAAAGAGTCATTCGCATACGGTCGGCTTTCCATGGACGGAGGCGTAGCGACGTCTGTCCGAGTGGCGGCGGATCACGCG ATGACTGCAGGGTGGAAGGGGCTCTCCGGCACTTTAGAGGATTGTGTGACAACTATCAGATTTGCCCCATTTACCCCACTTACCTGACGGATACGGACTCCTGCCCTGGTGTCTCCAAATACCTCCACGTCGTCTACAGCTGCGAGAAGAAAG tGTGTCTTGATAGTCTGGGCATCGCTGACGGGAGAATCCCAGACTCTTCTTTttcagcctcttcctctgcgaTCAATGCCGAACCTCACAAAGCGCGTCAGGGGGGCAGTGGTTGCTGGAGCCCCTCCGAAACGT TCGGCAGCTGGATCCAGGTGAACCTCGGGCAGAACTTCAAGGTGACAGGCATCGAGACCCAGAGCTGTACATACAAATTGCAAAGTTCCAACAGATTTGCGATGCTGTTCAGTACTGACGGAGTGACTTGGCATCGCCACCCAGTACAG CCTACCTTGGGGACGTATATTGCAACCAGGCCCGTGTTCGCCCAGTACGTCCGCCTCCTGCCAATGTTTTTGGGCCTACGCTTTGACGTCTTAGGGTGCACGTCTGACGACACCCCTCGCA ACATCTTATGCAACAACACAGCCACCGACCTCAGCCTCGACGGTTCAATGAC GGTCCGGTGCCCACTGGGCTGCGGCCAAGCTGACTACACGGTCTACGGAACACGGATCTACGAACAA GACTCAAACATCTGTGCGGCTGCTATTCACTCGGGCATCATTGAGATTGGAGGAGATGTGACTTTGCTGAAGAGCCAGCCACAGAAAGCCTACAAAGGCTCCACCTGTAACGGAATCACTTCAACAGT ATATGTTGGCAAATTGGCTACGTCTCCGTCCTTCACTTTTGCTGACATGG AGCCGAGATGCTCgggacctgactgggaggagtttgggGACTTCTGCTACAAACATTTTGACACTAAGAAGTCGTGGTACGGCGCTCGACACTCTTGCTGGGGTCTCGATGCCAATCTGGTGTCCATTCGCTCTGAGGCTGAGCGGGATTGGCTGCAGGACCTCATGAAGCTTG CCCCTGGAGACACGTGGACCGGATTGAACGACCTGGTCAATCGCGGCAGATTCGTGTGGTCGGACCGCCAGAAGGTGCCGTCCTTCACCAACTGGGCTCCTCCGGGAAAACCTACCAGCGTGATGGAGAATTGCGTGGCCACCTTGAGCCAG TCAGGCAAATGGAAGAAGATGTCCTGCATGAAATTAAACGGCTACGTGTGTAAGATGCCCACAGCGCGTTACGCGCTGGATATAAAAGGCGCCAATGGAAGTTGTGAGTAA